A window of Aythya fuligula isolate bAytFul2 chromosome 12, bAytFul2.pri, whole genome shotgun sequence genomic DNA:
TGCTCACGGTTTCCTTCAcattcagaagcagcagctatcACTCCAGTTCTTTTATCACTCCTCAAAATCaaactttttgatttttttttcagttcccaGCAGTTCTTTAACTCCCAATAAGCAGGTTATTGAGTGTGAATAAGCCCAAATGAAGAAGGTACTCTCTGTACTTCTGCAAAATGCATCGCTGCTGTAAAGAAGCTGGTGTATCAATTAAGCTCCAGGTCCATGTGCATAAGTAGTTTCTCCAATCAGCAGCGGTTTGATCTCTGCAAGACCTTGCCAGCAAGGAAAAATTATCTGCATATTCTTTTTGTGCTGCATTTATTCGACCTGAGTGCAACTGTAATAAATGTGGGCTTGAATTTTAATGGTATTCATTTCAGAATTATcttttaatatgtttaaaaactttagaagtatttttatttaaattaggGGGAATTTAAAATTGGAGACGAGGGTTGGTTTGTCTCCCTGTGGGCTCACAGAGGCCTCTTTCTGCACAGCGTGAGCTGCCTACAAACCCTCCTTCTCCCCAGGTAGGGCACTGCAGGCTGGTTCAAACCCTCTGCGCCGTCTCTTTTCTCCCCATCCTTCCTATGCTCTTAATGCTCTTGGTCACAGCCATCAtatctttttctgctgctatCTGTAATTGAACGGAGACAACTGACCAGCTACTTCATGCCTGCTTTAGCCTTAATTTCATTAGCGATCCActctgattttttccttcttggcGTCCTCGCATCTTCTCAGTTGATCTGGCAATCCCACCCATGTGAAGCCCGACCTCACACCGTGTTCCTGGAACACCAAACGACACCCAACACCTGAGCTGAGCCTTGTGGCCTTCACCCTATGTGTGCCTTTGGTCCCTGCAGGTCACCTTTCCCATCAGGGTCTTCTCCCTCCTGGGGGTGGAGGTCCTGATTACCACAAATGCTGCCGGGGGACTGAATCACCACTTCCAGGTGGGGGACATCATGTTCATCAGGGACCACATCAGCATGTTTGGCTTGGGAGGGCAGAACCCGCTGCGTGGGCCAAATGATGAGAGGTAAGAAGGtctcctcctcctggggcaAGGTGAGCaaaaaagtgtttctgcagTTGGATGGAGGGGGGGATATTTGCAGActtgcagctcagctcctgtcCCATTTCATTTCCTACTGGCCCACACTGGAATTAAGTGGCCTTACAGCTAATTGCATCTTTCCTAGTCCCTGGCTAAGCCCTcagccccctgctgccagcGAATCCTTTTCTACCCCAGCCTCAGGCTGTTGGTTGTGCCTGCTGATGAATACCAAGAGGTGAAGGTTGGACCCAGCTCCCCACAAGGGAACCAACACCACCCGTGTAAGAAGCTCATTAAACTGGGGAGCCTTCATTAGCatcacagctcctctgcaggTGGGAGGTGGTTGTCCTGGCAGCCTCCCTAGGGGCCTCCAGATCTTGGAGCCGtgagctggggcagagggatCCTGTGCTGGGTGTGCAGGATCCTCCCTGCGGGCTGAGCACAGGGGCTGCTAACACATCCTCactgctgggctcctgctgtTACTGGACCTAgatgctttgagcaggaggttgagCTCGATGGCCTCTTCCAGCCTAGGACAGTGCCTGTCTAAAGCAGAACATCCTAATGTCTTCATAGGTATTGTTGGGGGTTGGaggaaaaatgattaaaagcaAAGAGGCCGTGTGGAGGAGTGCTTGCAGCTCTCTGGACTTGCATAAATTgctcaggagcaggaggaaaagcaaacaataacTTCATCTGGACGCCATTCAAAGGCAGCATAGCTGTCTCAGTGCCCCCAGAGGCACCTTCCTGGTGCAGGCTGCAGCGCCCGGGGGCTTCTGCGGTGCTTGCCGAGGTGTCAGAATGGGCAAAGGGTTCTGAAATACTTTGCGAGCTGATTCACAAGAGCAAACCCTTTCTAAAAGCCAGTCCAACTCAGCCACCAGGAAGGGTTTATCTGAGCACAACAGAAAAACTGGAGGCAATGAAGTGATGTGGAAAGGGAATACAGGCAAGAATCTCGGGGTTTGATCTAGTAAATTAGAGACTGGCCTTGGCATTGCTGGGTGTCCTTCAGGAAGGAAGCAATTTTCATGCTGATGAATGCTTATTCCCTTAGAGCAGCTAGGAAAGTTGTTTGTTTATAATGTTTTAGGGCTTATGAGCACAAAATAAGCCACCTACTGCCCTAAGCGTTCAGCTGGAGGAACATGAAAGGCTGCCAGAGCTTTAGTAGCCTGGGTGAGCGACCCGATCCACCCAACTGAACTGAGCTGGGGAACgtggctgggagcaggctgccAGCTAGCAGCAGTGCACCAGCCCTCactacctgctgctgctgtgcgtGAGTCAATAGGAGGATtcaggcaggagcaggactgGGATAACTCAGCAGGACTGAGCTGCTGTGTTAGGATCCAGAGCAAGTAAGAGACCCAGCCTCAAAGCACAGGATGAAAGCTAAATGTGGCTCTGGAGCTCCTATacctgctcctctccccaggTGTGATCCTGCGCTGCCAGGAACCAAAACCAGACCTGAAGGCGTGcggagggttttggggggtcAGACCCGGCAGGAGGGGCAGCGATGCCAGCCTGGCTGtgccctctcctgccctgcaggctcGGCGTGAGGTTTCCCTGCATGTCTGATGCTTATGACCCAGATCTGCTCAGCCTGGCGATGGAGAGTGCGCAGGAGCTGGGCTTCCAGAGCTTCGTCCACGCAGGGGTGTACTGCATGTTGGCCGGTCCCTCCTACGAAACCATCGCCGAGAGCCGCGTGCTGCAGGCCCTGGGGGCAGATGCTGCGGGTAAGAAGCACAGGCTGCTCTTGTGGGGTCGGACAGGAGCTTAAATAACTCGTTCTACCCATGGATGACTCTCCCCAGTCTTTCAGTCTCCATCCAGGTCTTCTAGGCCTAGAGAAATGTATTCCTGCTTGCTCTGTGCATCTCCTAGGATGGTTCTGCAGTACAGCGCTGTGTGCTTCGGGCTGCCCAGGACAAGGGGCCCAGCAAAACCTTCTGCATATTTCCCATACAACACACTCGAGTGGCTCCACTTCGGTGGGACCCAATCACAAACAgtgcttttctgttatttttaacattgtGGCCCTCTTGGCACTGTGCCCCTTCCATACAGAGCAGTCCTCCATGGGAGTCTGTGTGGTTTAGGAAGGGCAGATGTGGAAACCACCCTGCCTGTGTATGAGGGAGGTAAGCGTTGGGGTCCCCAGGTTCCTCCAGGCTGTGATTCAGGAGGTCCTGGGTCACTGAAGCAGCTCGTGGAAGGCTGTTCCTCAACACTTGCAGGTCTGCTGTATGAGAGCTCGTTTTAGTGCCCGTCCCAACCCTTCCGACTCATCCCCATCCTCTCCTCCGCTACCGTAGGCATGAGCACTGTCCCAGAAGTCATCGTCGCCAGGCACTGTGGCCTGCGTGTCCTCGGGCTGTCCCTCATCACCAACAGAGCAGCGACGAGCTACAGCAGCCCCGAGGAGGCCAGCCACGAGGCCGTGCTGCGCGTCTCGGTGGCGCGGGCCGAGGCCctgtgcaggctgctggcacgCCTCACCGCCCGCCTGGGGGAgagcccccgagccccccgaCCGCAGCCATTGACCTTCATATAACAGCACGGGGACCCCAGAGAGTGCTGGGGTGAGGTTGTCCCCTCCTGCTGTTGTGGTTGGGAATATACTGTGGGTCTTGTCCCCGTGCTTCAGCCAGGGTTTGCTTTGAAACATTTGCTGTATGCAGCCAGCTGTCCTCTTGGCCAAGGAGGGCCACAGCAGCATTCTGGCTCCAAACAGCCCCCGACGACCCCTGGCAGATCCCCAGAGCCGTGAGAGACAGCCACGGGGCTCGGTGTCTGCTGGGGATGCCTGGTTAGGGCCTGCTCCACAGCCCCTGGAAGCCCACAAATCTGGAAGCCCAAAatctgtgctcctgcagcaccggTGGTTTGTGGTGTTGGCTGAGGTGACGTTACAGCCAGCTTCACCTGCTCCCTTTTCGGGCTTGTTCCAGCCCGTGCTTGTCACAGGGCAGAGGGTGGCCAGGTAATTTCCCAAATCCTGTGTGGTGCTGGCCCTTCCCAAGCCAGGTGGAGTCCCCAAATAGCCTGGCACCAGGCACCAGGACCAGCCTGGGGGCGGCTGGAGGGGCTCCTCTGCCCAGGCAGGGCCCCCGGCCGCTCCAGAAGGGGCTTTTGGGGTGAAAGCATGCATGATCACAGCCTGTTGGACTGCAAcagtgtgtgggggggaaatggggaggAAATAAAGCTCGTTCTTACTCAGCACCTGCATATGTGCTTTGCCTTCAAGTTATCAAAAACTCCTTCAGAGGTTTCTCTTTAccaaaaatctgcatttgaaCTAAGGGGGCTCTGgtgtatttttccccaaaacttaGGTCTTCTTGACAAAGTCTTGATGCTCTTGTCTCCGTCCTCTCACCTCTCTCAGTGGCAAAACTttgaagggaggaggaaggaaaagcaagggGTTAGAGAGAGAAATCATgatccaaaaggaaaaggatgctTTTTGGGGATGCAGAAACTGTAAAATGAATACCAAAAGCACCTGTTGGGGCCTCTGTGCCCACTCTGAGGCTGCTCTCAGCATCCTGCTATGGATCCATCCTGATGGATGCTGCTACAGCATCTCCCCTCCTGTGCCTGCATCTTGCCCCTGCACCACGGGGCTCGGGGATGTATTCATCGCACTGAGTCCCCAAACCCAATCCCAAAAGCCTCGGCCCCCTGGGGGAGCCCCTCGCCCCCCTGCTCATCCTTTTGTCACCCATGGGACGCAAAGCCCCTGCCCAGTGCCTGCCTGCACTGCCCTGCATCCTTCTCATTAATTAAGCACGTCCATCCTTGTCATTAATTAAGCAATTCCATCATCGGCCGAGCCTTTGGGATGTGAATTATCATTTCCCCCCCGTAGCCATGACAACAGCTCCCCACCGGCTGGCGGTGGCAGAAGCCAGGGGATGCTGCCTGGCATGGGGAGTGTCCCTGCCACCCGGGGACCTGGGGACAAGGAGCGGGGAgtgcccccccctcaccccaaaccccccagcagggcaggcaaAGTCCGGGGGCCACATCCTGCACGTCCCCACGGGGGGATTTTGTGGGATAAAACTGATTGCTCTTGGTTAAAACTCCTCAATTCTTCCTCCAAAAGGGGCAGGTTTTGTGTCTGGGGGGGCGCAGGTGGCACTTGGCTGCTGGCATTGTCCCTCACCTGTTGGTGACATGGCACTGGGAcatggggcagggaggaagggacaGAGTGATGGGGAGGAGTTGGGGACAGGGCAGAGGGCGGTGTGAGGATGGGGAGGTGatgtggggcaggggcaggtgaCATAGGACAGGGGGAGGTGGCCCTGGCCAAGGGTAGGTGACAGAGGGCAGGTGCGATGACAAGGGTAGGTGGCATAGGCGGGGTAAGTGACAGGGCAGGGTTAGGTGACATGGGGCAGGTGACATGGGACAGGGGTAGATGATATGAGGCAGGGCAGGTGGCACAGGACGGGGACAGGTGACACAAGACAGGGGCAGGTGGCATAGGGCAGGGGCAGGTGATACAGGATGGGGGCAGGTGGCACAGGACGGGGACAAGTGACATAAGACAGGGGCAGGAGGCACAGGACAAGGACAAGTGACATGGGGCAGGTGGCACAGGACAAGGGTAGATGATATTGGGCAGGGGCAGGTAACATAGGACAGGGGCAGGTGACATGGGACAGGGGCAGGTGACACAGGACAAGGGCAGGTGAcacggggcaggggcagagg
This region includes:
- the PNP gene encoding purine nucleoside phosphorylase: MARAEEDRSSYEVCKETADWLRARTAQHPKTAIICGSGLGDLADVLEKKAVFPYEDIPHFPRSTVAGHAGRLVFGELSGQPCVCMQGRFHCYEGYSGSTVTFPIRVFSLLGVEVLITTNAAGGLNHHFQVGDIMFIRDHISMFGLGGQNPLRGPNDERLGVRFPCMSDAYDPDLLSLAMESAQELGFQSFVHAGVYCMLAGPSYETIAESRVLQALGADAAGMSTVPEVIVARHCGLRVLGLSLITNRAATSYSSPEEASHEAVLRVSVARAEALCRLLARLTARLGESPRAPRPQPLTFI